Part of the Candidatus Thermodiscus eudorianus genome is shown below.
GGGAGCAGGAGCCCGGCTATCCTCTCGCCGGCCAGGCTGAACTTGGCGTCGAGCTCAAGGTAGAGTCTAGGCGTGGATAGGGTTCTCGTCTCTTCGTTCCACTGGGGTATGACTGCCTTGTCGTCGACGATTATCCTGTATCCCGGCCCCTGTATCTCCTCCAAACGACTACACCCTCGGAGTCGCGTATCTCCACTATCCTATGCAGGGGGATCACGGTCTCCTCGTCGTCGAGGTAGACAGCCCATTCCGTCACTCTCTCCACCCGGTTTAGGGGGAGGCTTTTGAGCCGTGCACCCGTCTCGGGTGTACGGTCTATGTACATGATGGTGTAGTTATCACCTCCCTCGCTGTATAGTAGCTTGTTGATCTCTTGTTTTATTCTACTCCTCCTTCTACCCAACGCTCTACATCGGGGTAGGTGTTGACGCCTGGACCCTAAATTATATACTAGCCCGTGTAACTGGCCCAGCGTTACGGTGGGGTTGGCGTGGAGCACTGCGTGTTCTGCAGGATCGTCAGGGGCGAGATCCCAGCCTACACTGTATACAAGGACGACGACGTCACCGTTTTCCTCGACATCTACCCGGTCGACAAGGGCCACCTACTAGTAGTCTCCAACACCCACTATGAGTCCGCGGAGGAGGCCCCACCGGAGACGGCGGCCAAGGTATTCGCGGTGGCAACAGCCTTCGCCAGGATCTACAGGGTCAGGCTAGGGGCCCCAGGAGTAAACATACTGACGAACTCGGGGCGCCACGCTGGCCAGGAGATCTTCCACTTCCACGTGCACGTCATCCCCCGGTGGAGGGGTGGGGGATGGAGGGCGCTCCTAGCTAGGCATAGGTTGACCGAGGACGAGGCTAGGGAGGTGCTTGGCCTCCTAGAGCAACACCTGGATATAGTCAAAGAGTATGCTAGCCGGGTTTAGATGACTGGCCTCGTCTCAAGCTGCGGCGGGTACACGCTGGCCTCCCCAGTTATCTCCCTAGCTATATAGGCTGCAGCGAGCGTGGGGGCTATCAGGTAGTAGTTCCTACCCATCTCCCCGATTATAATTGACACCGCCAAGGGGACCTTCCCCGCGGCCCCGAAGAAAGCAGCCATCCCCACGTACGCGTAAACATGGCCTGGTAACGTGGCGTGGCTCCCGAGGAGTACATAGTATGCCCACCCGAGTAGTGCTCCCGAGAGTAGCGAGGGGGCGAAGACCCCTCCGCTCGCACCAGAGCCCACCATGAGCGAGGTGGCAGTCATCTTGGAGAGCGCCACTACGACTAGGAGGAGTGCTAGTGGTAGGACCTCCCTGTAGGGCAGGTAGTGTTGTATATCCCCGGTCAGTGCTATCACGATAGCCTTCTTGCCGGAGCCAGCTATGATTGGAAACGCCAGTATCAATGGGATGGCTATCAGGCTACCCATCACCGGTTTAGCCTCGATAGGCAGGCCCAGCCTCCTAACCAGCCTCTTGAAGACCCGGTCTGTGGAGGTGACCATCTTTATGAATATGTAGACGAATGGGGCTACGAAGAATCCCAGGCCTAGGAGCGTTAGGAGCCCGCCTACACTGTAGATCAGTGATGGCTCGACTATGATTCTGGGCAGGGGTTCGACGAACCTGAAGTAGGGGGCTGTCACCGCGTACGACACGAGGGCTGCCACGAAGGACGGCATGAAAGCCTGGGCCTCAAGGTCCCTCTTGTAGAGCACTTCTGTCGCGAAGAATGTGCTGCCCAGGGGGGCCCTGAAGGCCGCTGACAGGGCCGCCGCTATCCCCGCTGTGAACGCGATACTCCTGTCCCTCCTCGACAATCCGAGTATCCTCGCGATCCACGAGCCGAAGCCTGCTCCCATGTGGACGCTGGGCCCCTCCACCCCCGCGCTAGTACCCGTCCCTATGGTTAGCACGCTTGCGACCAGCTTCACAATGGGCACCCTTAACGGTATCAGCGCTGCCCGCTTGTGATAGGCGAATATCGCGGCTTCGGTCCCGCCCCCCTCGGCCTCTGGAGCTATCCTGTACACGATGGGGGAGCTCAAGGCGACCCCTGCTATGACGAGTAGGGCTATCTTGGCCTTGTCACTGGCCTGGGCGAATACTATGGATAGGTCGGTGGTCTGCGTCGCGAGGTTGACTCCCAGGAAGTGGGCGCTGTAGGCTACGGCTCTGGTTAGGAGGTTGAAGAATACTATGACCACGCCGCCGGCTATGACCCCTATTATAGTCCCGAGTATGAGCCATTTCTCGGCATACGCTAGGGCGTAGACTCGATCCCTCAGCCTCCTGGCCAAGCCTCCCCTCCCCTAGCGTTCAAGCCTGGCTATGAGGTCGTTGAAGTAACCCTCGTTCCTCTCTATTATCGAGTCCGTCGTTAGTAGCTGGAAGCTTATCGGCGTTATAGCCACATTCTCCTCCACGTGCACGACGTGCACGTCGGTCCCGGGCTCTGGCTCGGCCATCGTACCGTACATCCAATAGTACTTGTTTCCGCGTGGATCGAAGCTCACGTTTATCCTCTGTAGGAACTTTATGGAGGCCATCCTGGCTATCTTGACCTGCGTTGTATCCCTTATCCTGCGGGGGAAGTTGACGTTTAGCACCTGCACGTCGCGGGGCATGCCGTGGTCGAGGACGTACTCGGATATGCTCCTTGAGATCCTCAGTATCCGCTGGTAGTAGTCCGGGTCGGCGAAGCTATTCGAGTCCTCCACGGCGGCTGAGAAGGCTATCGCTGGGATGCCGAGGAGAGCCGCCTGGGCAGCCGCCCCAACGGTGCCGCTGGACAACACTACTTGAACACTGGTGTTGTCTCCTATGTTGACCCCGGAGACTACTAGGTCGAGCTGTGGAACGGCCTCGTTCAGCGCCAGATAGATTATGTCGCTGGGGGTCCCGTTAGTCAGGTAGATATCCACGTCCCAGTACCGCACCCTGTATACTCTAAGCGGCTTGTGCAGGGTTATCCCGAGTCCGCTGGAGCTCTTAGGGGTCTCCGGCGCGAATACTATGGTCCTGCCCAGAGGCCTCACGGCATCGTAGAGTAGCTTGAGCCCGAGGCTATATACGCCGTCGTCGTTGGTGACGAGTATCTTCTTGTCCATCCTGGACCCCTCTAGGAAACTGTACAGGAACCAGGATAAAGGCGTGTAGGAGCTAGCACTCTATACTATATGGTTCAACGACCCCCTCAGCAACCCTATCCAAGCCACTATACTTGCTGGGCAGGGGTTTGCCGGCAACGATATTCTCAACCAATAGCCTGGCTATTGAGGGGGCAAGGCTGATCCCCGCTCCATTAAACCCGGTCAAGGCATACACCGAGTCCCGGATCTCCGCCGCCAAGGGGAGCGAATCCCCAGTCGTTATACAGGGGGCCGACCATATCTGAACGATCCTGGACTCCCAGGCCTCGGGGACCCGGCTCGCATACTGTTCTAGCACCCTGTATGTATCCTCTGGGTCGGGCTTGAACCCCTCGAACGGATCATCTATCACGGCATTGGACCCGTCGCCTATGTTGAACCGGCTCCGGCTAACTGGGACCAGGTAGTAGCCCAGGGAGTCGTCCTCGATAACCATCCCCGGGGTGGGTCCCTCTACACTGGCTAATTGGCAACGGTAGATTACTGTCGCCCCGGATACCTCGGGCAACAGCTGGGGCGTCCAGGGCCCAGCGGCTACGATAACCGGCCCCTCCAGCCTCTCCTCCCCGGCGTAGAGCCACGGGCCGCGTCTAACCGCCCTGGACTCGTGTATCCTCACGCCCATACTGGTTAGAGTGGAGTAGAGGCTGTTTATGACCCAGCCAGTATCTACTATGAACGTCTTTATAACCGCGTAATAGTCTCCTCCGAGGTCGAAGTCAATCCCGAGATCTTCTATACCGGTTCTGGGCGGTGATAGGCCTAGCTTCCCATGTATCTCCATGATCCTCTCAGCGCACTCCCTGTTCTTGACGACCCATAGCGCGGGTTTCTCGACGATCCTCCCCTCGGATCCAGGCAGCCCCCTATAGAACTCATAGGTCTCGATGACATGCCTCAATAGGTCCTCCTCGAATATAGTCACCAATATGCCAGCGCTCTTGCCAGAGGCACTATAGCCGGGGTACTCCATCTCGTATAGGTCGACGCTAAACCCCTCTCGGGCCAGGAAGTACGCTGCAGAGAGCCCCGCAATGCCCCCGCCGACTACAGCCGCTTTCGCCAAAGGCATCCTCCTCCGGTAGACGCCGTAGAGACGGTCCCAGCGCGGTAGACCCGACTCCTCCAAGCAACCAAGGGGACTTATAACCTGGAGCGAGGCGTCTTCCATGGGAGCACGGCGTTGAAGGTACTAGTCACCAACGACGACGGCATAGAGGCTCCAGGCATCTACAGCCTAGTCAAGGCGTTGAACAACGCAGGCCACACTGTATACGTGGCGGCCCCAAAGGACCCCGCCAGTGGTATGGGCAAGGCGTTGAAGGTCAGGGCCAGGTATGGGGAGGCCAGGTACGAGGGCGCACGGAGAGCCTGGTGGGTCGAGTCAACCCCCGCGACGGCGGTCTACCTAGCCATAAACCTACTCGTCGACGAGGAGATAGACGCCGTTGTCTCCGGGGTCAACAGGGGGCCGAACATAGGGCTGGAAGACCTACTAACGAGCGGCACCATAGGAGCGGTCATGGAGGCGGCGCTCAACGGGCTGCCCGGCGTTGCGGTGAGCCTTGCCACGGACAAGGGAGTAGACCCGGGTGAATACGATCTAGCCTCGAACCTCGCAGCCAGGCTGGTCCCAATGCTAGCAGTACTCGACCCGGGCGAGTTCGTGAACCTCAACGTGCCCGAGAACCCCCGGGGCGTCATGGCGACACGCCTAGCGTGGAACAATTACCGGGTCAGGCTGAAGAGGGTAGACGGATTCGTGGCCCCCGAGGCGCACGGGTTCAGGGAGAGGTACTGGGATCTGGCCGAGGGGACCGACGTTTGGGCCGTGATGAACGACTACGTGAGCGTAACGGTCATAGACCTGAGGAACCTAACGGATAGCATCGTAGACCTGGAGAGGACCGGTGAAATAGCACGCAACCTAGGGCTACCCCGGAGGGGCCTCGGCTAGGAGGCCAGCGACGTAGTTCCTCCTGAGCCAGTGTATTATCCTCGACAAGGGTATCTCCACGGGGCACACCTCATCGCACCTACCGCACTGGAGGCATAGGAGGCTGAGGGCCCCGGCCTCCTCCATGCTATGGGTTATCGCAGTCCAGTTGATCCCCATGGGCCCGCCGTACACTGGGCCTCCCCAGACGTTGGCGGTGTGCCTCCACACCGGGCACTCCCACTGGCACCTGCCGCATCTTATACACCTCAACTGTTCTCCGAGGAGGGTCCCTCTAGCCCTAGTCCTCCCATTGTCGACGAGAACCAGGTGCACCTCCCGGGGGCCGTGAGCGCCGTATACGCGCCTATGCTCTATGTCGGCGGTGCTGGAGGGCCCACTTATCACGTTAAGGTACGTGGGCGGGTATAGACCCGCATAGGCGGCCTGGACAATGGCCTGCTTGACCGCGGTTTCGAGGGTGTCGACCACCTTCTCAACGCCAGCGACAATTATGTGCCTCTCGGGGAGCCCGGTCACGAGCCGTATATTGCCCTCGTTCTCCACCAATACAACGCTAGCCGTGTCGGCGGCGATGGCATTGGCACCGCTTACACCATAGTCGGCTCTGGAGAACTTCTCCCTCAGGAACCCCCTAACCGCCGAGACTATGTCCTCGGGCCTGGGGTCCCTCGGCAGTTCCAGGCCTAGCTTCTCTCTAACCAGTTTAGAGGCTTTTTCAACGGTCAAGTGTATGGCGGGGGCCGTGGTGTGCATGGGCTTCGAGCCCTCAAGCTGTATCAGGAGCTGGCCCAGGTCCGTCTCCCACACCTCGTTGCCCTTCTCGGCCAGGTACTCCCTCAGGCCTATCTCTTCGGCGACCATGCTCTTCGAGAAGACCACTAGCTTGCCAGACCCCACGATGTCCCCTACTATCTCCCTGGCCTCCACCGCGTCCCCGGCAAGGTAGACCTTAACCCTATGCCTCTCCCCAGCCTTCACCAGCTCCTCTATCAACTCATCTAGCCGCTCAAGGCTACGCTTCCTAGCCTCCAGGACCTCCTCGGCGAGCCTCCTAACATACTGGTAGGCCTCCAGTATGCGGGGGACCCTCTCCTCTGCGTGTACACTAGACTTCCACACGGCCTGCTGGAAGGACTCGTCCCCCAGGACCCTATAGATCCTATCTACAACATCCTGTATGCCCGTCAACCCCGCTCACCGGCTAACAGTAGCGATATATCGATTATCTCGGCATCGTCCGCAACCCGTGACAGGTTGGCGTGGCATATAGGGCATAGGGTAACGATCCTCCTACCCCTCTCCCTCAACTCCCTGAACCGGGCCTCGGCTATCCTCCTAGAGAGCCTAGGCGCGATACTCTCGATAGGCCCCCCGCAGCAGTAGGTCATCCTCCCAGACCTCTTCGGCTCGACAACCCTGTAACCGGCGCCCGCGAGGAGCCTCCTCGGCTGGGCTATGATACCCAGGCCCCGCGCGTAGAGGCAGGGATCGTGTATAACGATATCGCCTCCTCCCCTCCTGGACGCGGGCTTGTAGCCTCTCTCATCCAGTACCTCAAGGTATGACTTGACCTCCAGGTCGAAGCCGTCGATATACTCTGGGTAGACTTCCCGTAGCACGTGCGTGGTGTGGGGGTCAACAGTCACTACCAGGGGGGCGCCGGTCCCCTTCAGCGCCTCGTAGACCCGCGTTGCATGCTCCCGGAAAACCTCTTCGAGGCCGAGATCGTAGAGTAGCACTCCACTGTACCCGTCTAGATCGGGTCTATAGGCTATCCTAACCCCGGCTTCGGCTAACAGCTCTACTATGGCCCTGAGGACCCTCCTAGAGTATTCTACCTCGGCCTTGCTGGGCTTGGCGAAGACGCCTGCTAGATCCGTTAACTTCAGCCTCCTAGCGGCCCTCAGGAGGAGCCCTGAGGCCCGGGAGCCCTCAAGCCTCTCAAGGTACCTGACCATGGCGTTTATGTAGGGCATCAGCTGGTAGAGCCCGCCTGTGTAGAGGAGGGCGTCGCCCTCCCGGGGCAGGTCTAGGCCCTTGCTCCACTCATGTATGACTTCGGGCTTGACGGGGACCGGGAGGCCCCGTCTACGCGTCTCCTCGGCCATCATCAAGAGTATCTCTTTAACGTCAAGCAACCGAGACACCCTCCTAGAGTCCACGGCTGTAGAGGGCCCTAGCAGCCCTCACGACGCCGACTATATCCAGGGAGGCCGGGCACTTCAAGTGGCACGCCTCGCATAAGAGGCATGTATAGAGGCTGTTAATAGCCTCACCAGTATAGCCGGCCTCCCCCCGGGCTATGGCTAGGGCCAGGTTCACCCGGCCCCGGGGCCCATAACCCCTATGGGGGCCCAATGGTAGAGTGGGGCATAGGGCCTCGCAGAAGCCGCAGAACATGCACTTACCGGCCTCCGCCAGTATATACTCGCGGGGGTCCCTCTGCAAGCCGCCACCCCTCCCCGGGCCCTACACTACCTTGCCCGGGTTGAGTATGCCCTTCGGGTCGAATACCCTCTTCACGCCTCTCATCAGTTCCAGGAGCTTCTCACTCCCCCGGTGTCTAGCCTCCAATTCCAAGCCCTCCTTCTTGAGGGTCCCTATGCCGTGCTCCGCGCTCACGCTACCGCCAAGCCTTAGGGCTAGTCTCATGACCTCGTGGTACCACTCCTCAACCCTCCTACGCTCCTCCGAATCCCTGGGGTCGAATCCCACGGCCGGGTGCAGGTTCCCATCGCCTATGTGGCCCCCGAGCATCATGGTGAACCCGTACCTCTTCGATATCTCCACGAGGCCCTCCACGGCCTCCACCAGCCTGCTGGGCGGCACCACGATATCCTCTATGAGGACCATGACCTTCCCGGCCCCGCCCAGCCTCTCACGGGTATAGTGTACCTGGGCGGTGAACAGGTTCTTCCTGATCGAGAAGAGGCCCTTCTCCAACGCCTCTTCCGTGGTCCAGGCCCTATAGAGTGTATGGGCCCCATTGTCAACCGCTATAGAGGAGAGCCAGTCGAGCATTCGACCAGCCGCCTCCCTATAGACGTCGACGCCGACCAGCAGCATGTGGCCCCTGGCATCCAACTCTACCCCGGCCAGGCGCTTGGCCCTCTCAACGGTCTCAGCCTCCATGAACTCTGCTATGTAGGGCGTCACCCTACCCTGCTTGATCTCGATGACGGTCTGGGCCAGGTCTTCGAGCCTCTCGTAGAACGCCAGTATGTAGACGACCTGCTCTGGTATGGGGGTGATCCTTAGCACCGCCTCGGTGACGAGGCCCAGGGTCCCCTCGCTACCCACGATAAGCCGGGTCAGGTCATAGCCCTGCCTGCACTTCACAGTTCTACAGCCGACGCGTACCAGGCTCGCGTCCTCGTCGGCCACCACGAGTTCGAGGCCGAGGACCCAGTCCCTCATAGTACCATACTTGGCCCCCCTCATGCCACCGGCTCCATTATTTATGGCTCCTCCAACCGTGGCTACTGCACTGCTAGCCGGGTCCACGGGGAACATGTAGCCGTAGCTGGCTAGGGCGTTGTTCAGCTCGTCAAGCCTCAAGCCGGGCTCGACCACGACGGTCCCATCTACTATATTCACCTCGCGTAGCCTCCTCATCCTCTCAAAGCTAACGACGACCCCGCCCTCCACGGGGTACGCGTTGCCCGACAGGCTGGTCGCACTGCCCTGGGGATAGACGGGGAACTCCATTTTATAGGCGAGCCGTACTAGCTTCCTAACGTCGCCGGCGTCCTCGGGGAAGACAACGGCCTCGACGCCCTCGGCTTCAAGACCGCTGGGCTCCCTAGTGTAGAGGCGTATAATCCCTGGATCATCGATAACCTTGTCCCTACCCAGTGCTCCGCGTAGCTTCGAGGCGATACCCAAGCACAGGCACCTACTAGCATCTAAGCCCAGCCAGCGCTATAATACGGTTGGACACGGACCTTAGGCGTACACGCCAGATTTTACCGTCGCGTTCAGCCATACAGCGGGGGTCCCGCTAGGGGCCTCCTTGGAGGGTGGCCTGCTGTGGACAGGGACGTGCTCGTGTCGAGGATATCTGAGGCTATGGTGTCCTGCATAGACCCGCCGCCGAGCGACGGGATCCTAGTCATATACGACGGCGGTAGCAGTAATGTGGCGAGCGTCATAGTGGATGCGGCCAAGGCACTAGGCGTCGAGTCGCACCAAGTGGATCTAGACACGTATGGGAGGCCACTGGAGAGGGTCCCCCAGGGGCTCCAGGACCTACTGGAAGGAACCAGGTTCGACGCCAGCTTCTACGTGGCAGGGGTGAAGCCAGGCGAGCTCAGCTTCCGGAGCAAGCTCATCGAAGCCCCAACGGGCAAAGGCGCTAGCCACGTGCACATGCCCAAAGCCACCATGGATATACTTAGCAAGGTAAGGGACTGCGGCTCGATCAGGAAAGTAATCCACGACATCCACCAGGCCCTAAAGGACGCGTCGAAGGTCAGGGTCACATCCAAGGCGGGGACCGACGTCACCCTAGAGGTCGGATCCTACAGGTGGGTTGTCGATGACGGGGTCATACCCCGGGGAGAGTGGGGTAACTGGCCTCCGGGAGAGGTCTACACCACGCCCTCCAATGCCGAGGGCGTGATAGTTGTCGACGGCGTCATAGGGGACTACTTCTCGATGAAATACGGCCTGCTCCGGGAAAGGGTCATGATAGAGGTGTCCAGGGGCCGGGTCGAGAGAGTCGAGGGAGGGAGGATAGCGGCTGAGCTAGAAGAATACCTAGCCGCCCATGACTGCGGGCTCATGGTAGGCGAGCTGGGGATCGGAGGAAACCCATACATCGAGAGGCCCATAGGGAACATGCTCCACGACGAGAAAATGCCGGGGGCCCATATCGCCTTCGGCGACCCCTAGGCGGCAGGACCGGGGCCGGGTGGAAGTGCCCGATACACGTGGACGTGCTCCCGCTCAAAACCACCGTGATTGTAGGGGGCCAGGTCCTGGTCAGGGATGGAGTGATCAACCTATAACCCCCGGAGGGTCCCTCCACACAAGCCCCCCTTCCGGCACAGGCTCTATAATAGAGGCTGGAGGGGGACGGTATGGGGGGAGGTAGCGCGTAGTGATAAGACGGATACTGGAGCGGATAGACGGTAGGGGGTACAAGGCCTACAAGGATCTCGCCGGGGCCAGGGAAGAGGTCGACGGCCACCTGGTAGTGGTTGACAGGGTACAGGGAGACCCCTTCGCTCCCCCCAGCATTATACGTGTAGAGACTCGGGTCAGGATCCCCAGGGGCCTGGAAAGCTACCCGGTACCGGTCGAGGACTTCCTACTACGACGGGCCCACAGGATCGCTGGCAGGTATTCCATGAGGGGCGCTGGCGAGGGGCACAGCGGAC
Proteins encoded:
- a CDS encoding FAD-binding oxidoreductase, whose protein sequence is MAKAAVVGGGIAGLSAAYFLAREGFSVDLYEMEYPGYSASGKSAGILVTIFEEDLLRHVIETYEFYRGLPGSEGRIVEKPALWVVKNRECAERIMEIHGKLGLSPPRTGIEDLGIDFDLGGDYYAVIKTFIVDTGWVINSLYSTLTSMGVRIHESRAVRRGPWLYAGEERLEGPVIVAAGPWTPQLLPEVSGATVIYRCQLASVEGPTPGMVIEDDSLGYYLVPVSRSRFNIGDGSNAVIDDPFEGFKPDPEDTYRVLEQYASRVPEAWESRIVQIWSAPCITTGDSLPLAAEIRDSVYALTGFNGAGISLAPSIARLLVENIVAGKPLPSKYSGLDRVAEGVVEPYSIEC
- the surE gene encoding 5'/3'-nucleotidase SurE → MKVLVTNDDGIEAPGIYSLVKALNNAGHTVYVAAPKDPASGMGKALKVRARYGEARYEGARRAWWVESTPATAVYLAINLLVDEEIDAVVSGVNRGPNIGLEDLLTSGTIGAVMEAALNGLPGVAVSLATDKGVDPGEYDLASNLAARLVPMLAVLDPGEFVNLNVPENPRGVMATRLAWNNYRVRLKRVDGFVAPEAHGFRERYWDLAEGTDVWAVMNDYVSVTVIDLRNLTDSIVDLERTGEIARNLGLPRRGLG
- a CDS encoding (Fe-S)-binding protein, producing MQRDPREYILAEAGKCMFCGFCEALCPTLPLGPHRGYGPRGRVNLALAIARGEAGYTGEAINSLYTCLLCEACHLKCPASLDIVGVVRAARALYSRGL
- the surE gene encoding 5'/3'-nucleotidase SurE translates to MDKKILVTNDDGVYSLGLKLLYDAVRPLGRTIVFAPETPKSSSGLGITLHKPLRVYRVRYWDVDIYLTNGTPSDIIYLALNEAVPQLDLVVSGVNIGDNTSVQVVLSSGTVGAAAQAALLGIPAIAFSAAVEDSNSFADPDYYQRILRISRSISEYVLDHGMPRDVQVLNVNFPRRIRDTTQVKIARMASIKFLQRINVSFDPRGNKYYWMYGTMAEPEPGTDVHVVHVEENVAITPISFQLLTTDSIIERNEGYFNDLIARLER
- a CDS encoding chloride channel protein, which produces MARRLRDRVYALAYAEKWLILGTIIGVIAGGVVIVFFNLLTRAVAYSAHFLGVNLATQTTDLSIVFAQASDKAKIALLVIAGVALSSPIVYRIAPEAEGGGTEAAIFAYHKRAALIPLRVPIVKLVASVLTIGTGTSAGVEGPSVHMGAGFGSWIARILGLSRRDRSIAFTAGIAAALSAAFRAPLGSTFFATEVLYKRDLEAQAFMPSFVAALVSYAVTAPYFRFVEPLPRIIVEPSLIYSVGGLLTLLGLGFFVAPFVYIFIKMVTSTDRVFKRLVRRLGLPIEAKPVMGSLIAIPLILAFPIIAGSGKKAIVIALTGDIQHYLPYREVLPLALLLVVVALSKMTATSLMVGSGASGGVFAPSLLSGALLGWAYYVLLGSHATLPGHVYAYVGMAAFFGAAGKVPLAVSIIIGEMGRNYYLIAPTLAAAYIAREITGEASVYPPQLETRPVI
- a CDS encoding RNA repair domain-containing protein, giving the protein MGRRRSRIKQEINKLLYSEGGDNYTIMYIDRTPETGARLKSLPLNRVERVTEWAVYLDDEETVIPLHRIVEIRDSEGVVVWRRYRGRDTG
- a CDS encoding FAD-binding protein, giving the protein MGIASKLRGALGRDKVIDDPGIIRLYTREPSGLEAEGVEAVVFPEDAGDVRKLVRLAYKMEFPVYPQGSATSLSGNAYPVEGGVVVSFERMRRLREVNIVDGTVVVEPGLRLDELNNALASYGYMFPVDPASSAVATVGGAINNGAGGMRGAKYGTMRDWVLGLELVVADEDASLVRVGCRTVKCRQGYDLTRLIVGSEGTLGLVTEAVLRITPIPEQVVYILAFYERLEDLAQTVIEIKQGRVTPYIAEFMEAETVERAKRLAGVELDARGHMLLVGVDVYREAAGRMLDWLSSIAVDNGAHTLYRAWTTEEALEKGLFSIRKNLFTAQVHYTRERLGGAGKVMVLIEDIVVPPSRLVEAVEGLVEISKRYGFTMMLGGHIGDGNLHPAVGFDPRDSEERRRVEEWYHEVMRLALRLGGSVSAEHGIGTLKKEGLELEARHRGSEKLLELMRGVKRVFDPKGILNPGKVV
- a CDS encoding aminopeptidase, with translation MDRDVLVSRISEAMVSCIDPPPSDGILVIYDGGSSNVASVIVDAAKALGVESHQVDLDTYGRPLERVPQGLQDLLEGTRFDASFYVAGVKPGELSFRSKLIEAPTGKGASHVHMPKATMDILSKVRDCGSIRKVIHDIHQALKDASKVRVTSKAGTDVTLEVGSYRWVVDDGVIPRGEWGNWPPGEVYTTPSNAEGVIVVDGVIGDYFSMKYGLLRERVMIEVSRGRVERVEGGRIAAELEEYLAAHDCGLMVGELGIGGNPYIERPIGNMLHDEKMPGAHIAFGDP
- a CDS encoding HIT family protein; translation: MEHCVFCRIVRGEIPAYTVYKDDDVTVFLDIYPVDKGHLLVVSNTHYESAEEAPPETAAKVFAVATAFARIYRVRLGAPGVNILTNSGRHAGQEIFHFHVHVIPRWRGGGWRALLARHRLTEDEAREVLGLLEQHLDIVKEYASRV
- a CDS encoding (Fe-S)-binding protein, encoding MLDVKEILLMMAEETRRRGLPVPVKPEVIHEWSKGLDLPREGDALLYTGGLYQLMPYINAMVRYLERLEGSRASGLLLRAARRLKLTDLAGVFAKPSKAEVEYSRRVLRAIVELLAEAGVRIAYRPDLDGYSGVLLYDLGLEEVFREHATRVYEALKGTGAPLVVTVDPHTTHVLREVYPEYIDGFDLEVKSYLEVLDERGYKPASRRGGGDIVIHDPCLYARGLGIIAQPRRLLAGAGYRVVEPKRSGRMTYCCGGPIESIAPRLSRRIAEARFRELRERGRRIVTLCPICHANLSRVADDAEIIDISLLLAGERG
- a CDS encoding lactate utilization protein — translated: MTGIQDVVDRIYRVLGDESFQQAVWKSSVHAEERVPRILEAYQYVRRLAEEVLEARKRSLERLDELIEELVKAGERHRVKVYLAGDAVEAREIVGDIVGSGKLVVFSKSMVAEEIGLREYLAEKGNEVWETDLGQLLIQLEGSKPMHTTAPAIHLTVEKASKLVREKLGLELPRDPRPEDIVSAVRGFLREKFSRADYGVSGANAIAADTASVVLVENEGNIRLVTGLPERHIIVAGVEKVVDTLETAVKQAIVQAAYAGLYPPTYLNVISGPSSTADIEHRRVYGAHGPREVHLVLVDNGRTRARGTLLGEQLRCIRCGRCQWECPVWRHTANVWGGPVYGGPMGINWTAITHSMEEAGALSLLCLQCGRCDEVCPVEIPLSRIIHWLRRNYVAGLLAEAPPG